One part of the Eucalyptus grandis isolate ANBG69807.140 chromosome 10, ASM1654582v1, whole genome shotgun sequence genome encodes these proteins:
- the LOC104421092 gene encoding transcription initiation factor IIB-2 isoform X2, whose amino-acid sequence MQNASEKNSQCSDGFNSPDGQAALGIGASKERAKKRNLVQKNDIQKKRMVDNGKQIIATSKSRNDDGKQIIATFKRRGSKKKAAIPEIGNSQLRKRTIVNKGSRFAMEENGAKEGSNGPNKQKVRQCRPAVYKDHLPGGAPYPLQQLLSNEKKSPQDISLATRITEGMIRNSSKDLYPHISKINTELVWQGRGSKEFLQLLSVCRYTIKIDIS is encoded by the exons ATGCAAAATGCATCAGAGAAAAATTCTCAATGTTCTGATGGATTCAATAGTCCAGATGGTCAAGCTGCTCTCGGAATTGGTGCTAGTAAAGAGAGAGCTAAGAAGAGAAACCTTGTGCAGAAAAATGACATTCAGAAGAAACGCATGGTTGACAATGGAAAGCAAATTATTGCTACTTCTAAGAGCAG GAATGATGATGGCAAGCAAATTATTGCAACTTTTAAGAGACGTGGATCGAAGAAGAAAGCTGCAATACCTGAAATAGGTAATTCACAATTAAGAAAGAGAACAATTGTAAACAAGGGTTCACGGTTTGCCATGGAAGAAAATGGAGCAAAAGAAGGTTCAAATGGTCCAAATAAACAGAAG GTTCGTCAATGTAGACCTGCTGTGTATAAAGATCACTTACCAG GAGGAGCCCCATATCCATTGCAGCAGTTGCTCTCTAATGAGAAGAAGTCTCCCCAAG ATATATCACTTGCTACTAGAATCACCGAGGGGATGATTAGGAACTCCTCCAAGGATCTGTATCCTCACATTTCAAAGATAAATACCGAGCTAGTATGGCAAGGAAGAGGATCTAAAGAATTTCTGCAGCTTTTGAGTGTGTGTAGATATACAATCAAAATCGACATTAGTTAA
- the LOC104421092 gene encoding uncharacterized protein LOC104421092 isoform X1, whose translation MHQRKILNVLMDSIVQMVKLLSELVLVKRELRRETLCRKMTFRRNAWLTMESKLLLLLRAGSKSRNDDGKQIIAASKSRNDDGKQIIATFKRRGSKKKAAIPEIGNSQLRKRTIVNKGSRFAMEENGAKEGSNGPNKQKVRQCRPAVYKDHLPGGAPYPLQQLLSNEKKSPQDISLATRITEGMIRNSSKDLYPHISKINTELVWQGRGSKEFLQLLSVCRYTIKIDIS comes from the exons ATGCATCAGAGAAAAATTCTCAATGTTCTGATGGATTCAATAGTCCAGATGGTCAAGCTGCTCTCGGAATTGGTGCTAGTAAAGAGAGAGCTAAGAAGAGAAACCTTGTGCAGAAAAATGACATTCAGAAGAAACGCATGGTTGACAATGGAAAGCAAATTATTGCTACTTCTAAGAGCAGGTTCTAAGAGCAGGAATGATGATGGCAAGCAAATTATTGCTGCTTCTAAGAGCAGGAATGATGATGGCAAGCAAATTATTGCAACTTTTAAGAGACGTGGATCGAAGAAGAAAGCTGCAATACCTGAAATAGGTAATTCACAATTAAGAAAGAGAACAATTGTAAACAAGGGTTCACGGTTTGCCATGGAAGAAAATGGAGCAAAAGAAGGTTCAAATGGTCCAAATAAACAGAAG GTTCGTCAATGTAGACCTGCTGTGTATAAAGATCACTTACCAG GAGGAGCCCCATATCCATTGCAGCAGTTGCTCTCTAATGAGAAGAAGTCTCCCCAAG ATATATCACTTGCTACTAGAATCACCGAGGGGATGATTAGGAACTCCTCCAAGGATCTGTATCCTCACATTTCAAAGATAAATACCGAGCTAGTATGGCAAGGAAGAGGATCTAAAGAATTTCTGCAGCTTTTGAGTGTGTGTAGATATACAATCAAAATCGACATTAGTTAA
- the LOC104421092 gene encoding tRNA pseudouridine(38/39) synthase isoform X4, with protein sequence MSTSPDADSVDALRSQIHSLQTTINELEKQNADLPSRLSGCCCQKMEDKIGCVVEGGGVVDGNGKSMKLDKKTRKKKDFKTGILECHPRRYVALRLMYFGQRFYGFASEAQLDPTVESEIFKALEKTKLLVGDKKKSQYSRCGRTDKGVSSFGQVISLFLRSNLQPKNTDDANNWGLSIDRDGWKVMNCGVSKLRAVHFCGTKFVAWLL encoded by the exons ATGTCTACTTCACCCGATGCAGATTCAGTCGACGCCCTTCGCTCCCAGATCCATTCTCTCCAGACGACAATCAAC GAGCTGGAGAAGCAGAACGCCGACCTTCCTTCTCGACTCTCTGGATGTTGCTGTCAAAAG ATGGAAGACAAGATTGGATGTGTCGTAGAGGGAGGCGGAGTGGTCGATGGGAATGGCAAATCAATGAAGCTGGACAAGAAGACTAGGAAGAAAAAAG ATTTCAAAACAGGAATTCTCGAATGCCATCCAAGGCGATATGTTGCTCTAAGATTGATGTATTTTGGGCAAAG GTTTTATGGTTTTGCCTCTGAAGCACAATTGGATCCAACTGTTGAG TCTGAAATTTTTAAAGCTCTTGAGAAGACTAAGCTTTTAGTTGGTGACAAGAAAAAGTCACAGTACTCAAGATGTGGCAGAACAGACAAAGGAGTTTCATCTTTTGGACAA GTCATTTCCCTGTTTCTACGATCAAACCTGCAACCTAAGAACACAGATGATGCAAACAATTGGGGACTTTCTATAGATAGAGATG GTTGGAAAGTAATGAACTGTGGTGTTTCAAAATTAAGGGCAGTGCATTTTTGTGGCACCAAGTTCGTTGCATGGTTGCTGTGA
- the LOC104421092 gene encoding tRNA pseudouridine(38/39) synthase isoform X5, producing the protein MSTSPDADSVDALRSQIHSLQTTINELEKQNADLPSRLSGCCCQKMEDKIGCVVEGGGVVDGNGKSMKLDKKTRKKKDFKTGILECHPRRYVALRLMYFGQRFYGFASEAQLDPTVESEIFKALEKTKLLVGDKKKSQYSRCGRTDKGVSSFGQVISLFLRSNLQPKNTDDANNWGLSIDRDVFMLGNGECRPKVCWGS; encoded by the exons ATGTCTACTTCACCCGATGCAGATTCAGTCGACGCCCTTCGCTCCCAGATCCATTCTCTCCAGACGACAATCAAC GAGCTGGAGAAGCAGAACGCCGACCTTCCTTCTCGACTCTCTGGATGTTGCTGTCAAAAG ATGGAAGACAAGATTGGATGTGTCGTAGAGGGAGGCGGAGTGGTCGATGGGAATGGCAAATCAATGAAGCTGGACAAGAAGACTAGGAAGAAAAAAG ATTTCAAAACAGGAATTCTCGAATGCCATCCAAGGCGATATGTTGCTCTAAGATTGATGTATTTTGGGCAAAG GTTTTATGGTTTTGCCTCTGAAGCACAATTGGATCCAACTGTTGAG TCTGAAATTTTTAAAGCTCTTGAGAAGACTAAGCTTTTAGTTGGTGACAAGAAAAAGTCACAGTACTCAAGATGTGGCAGAACAGACAAAGGAGTTTCATCTTTTGGACAA GTCATTTCCCTGTTTCTACGATCAAACCTGCAACCTAAGAACACAGATGATGCAAACAATTGGGGACTTTCTATAGATAGAGATG TTTTTATGCTAGGCAATGGAGAGTGCAGGCCAAAAGTTTGTTGGGGATcatga
- the LOC104421092 gene encoding tRNA pseudouridine(38/39) synthase isoform X6 has product MSTSPDADSVDALRSQIHSLQTTINELEKQNADLPSRLSGCCCQKMEDKIGCVVEGGGVVDGNGKSMKLDKKTRKKKDFKTGILECHPRRYVALRLMYFGQRFYGFASEAQLDPTVESEIFKALEKTKLLVGDKKKSQYSRCGRTDKGVSSFGQVISLFLRSNLQPKNTDDANNWGLSIDRDGLAV; this is encoded by the exons ATGTCTACTTCACCCGATGCAGATTCAGTCGACGCCCTTCGCTCCCAGATCCATTCTCTCCAGACGACAATCAAC GAGCTGGAGAAGCAGAACGCCGACCTTCCTTCTCGACTCTCTGGATGTTGCTGTCAAAAG ATGGAAGACAAGATTGGATGTGTCGTAGAGGGAGGCGGAGTGGTCGATGGGAATGGCAAATCAATGAAGCTGGACAAGAAGACTAGGAAGAAAAAAG ATTTCAAAACAGGAATTCTCGAATGCCATCCAAGGCGATATGTTGCTCTAAGATTGATGTATTTTGGGCAAAG GTTTTATGGTTTTGCCTCTGAAGCACAATTGGATCCAACTGTTGAG TCTGAAATTTTTAAAGCTCTTGAGAAGACTAAGCTTTTAGTTGGTGACAAGAAAAAGTCACAGTACTCAAGATGTGGCAGAACAGACAAAGGAGTTTCATCTTTTGGACAA GTCATTTCCCTGTTTCTACGATCAAACCTGCAACCTAAGAACACAGATGATGCAAACAATTGGGGACTTTCTATAGATAGAGATG GTTTAGCTGTATGA
- the LOC104421092 gene encoding tRNA pseudouridine(38/39) synthase isoform X3, with protein sequence MSTSPDADSVDALRSQIHSLQTTINELEKQNADLPSRLSGCCCQKMEDKIGCVVEGGGVVDGNGKSMKLDKKTRKKKDFKTGILECHPRRYVALRLMYFGQRFYGFASEAQLDPTVESEIFKALEKTKLLVGDKKKSQYSRCGRTDKGVSSFGQVISLFLRSNLQPKNTDDANNWGLSIDRDVLDVEIDYVSVESSLTQRYPSNWLVSCSN encoded by the exons ATGTCTACTTCACCCGATGCAGATTCAGTCGACGCCCTTCGCTCCCAGATCCATTCTCTCCAGACGACAATCAAC GAGCTGGAGAAGCAGAACGCCGACCTTCCTTCTCGACTCTCTGGATGTTGCTGTCAAAAG ATGGAAGACAAGATTGGATGTGTCGTAGAGGGAGGCGGAGTGGTCGATGGGAATGGCAAATCAATGAAGCTGGACAAGAAGACTAGGAAGAAAAAAG ATTTCAAAACAGGAATTCTCGAATGCCATCCAAGGCGATATGTTGCTCTAAGATTGATGTATTTTGGGCAAAG GTTTTATGGTTTTGCCTCTGAAGCACAATTGGATCCAACTGTTGAG TCTGAAATTTTTAAAGCTCTTGAGAAGACTAAGCTTTTAGTTGGTGACAAGAAAAAGTCACAGTACTCAAGATGTGGCAGAACAGACAAAGGAGTTTCATCTTTTGGACAA GTCATTTCCCTGTTTCTACGATCAAACCTGCAACCTAAGAACACAGATGATGCAAACAATTGGGGACTTTCTATAGATAGAGATG TCTTAGATGTGGAAATTGATTATGTGAGTGTTGAATCAAGTCTTACCCAAAGATATCCGAGTAACTGGCTGGTGTCCTGTTCCAATTGA
- the LOC104421094 gene encoding uncharacterized protein LOC104421094, protein MDTIEIDLSDHCLPFNARKEDRAYLNQTPRESIARCHSTNMASQYLAIIFIVCAFCSIDDTGAASGPCPFPPDCRCRSPACRPPNPAKADEVKTPRIAEEPAVPNSLRYAP, encoded by the exons ATGGACACGATTGAGATTGACTTATCCGACCACTGTCTGCCCTTCAATGCAAGAAAAGAAGATCGAGCATACTTGAAC CAAACACCTCGTGAATCTATTGCACGTTGCCATTCGACAAACATGGCGAGCCAATACTTGGCAATCATCTTCATTGTGTGCGCCTTCTGCTCCATTGATGATACAG GCGCTGCGTCAGGCCCCTGTCCGTTCCCTCCTGATTGTCGTTGTCGAAGTCCTGCTTGCAGGCCGCCCAACCCAGCCAAGGCTGATGAAGTCAAGACTCCCCGTATCGCAGAGGAGCCTGCAGTTCCCAATTCACTCCGTTACGCCCCCTGA